Below is a window of Carassius gibelio isolate Cgi1373 ecotype wild population from Czech Republic chromosome B23, carGib1.2-hapl.c, whole genome shotgun sequence DNA.
GCGTCAACTGATTTTCTAAAAACACCAAATAATTTACCTGAACTAAAGAATTCGTTCACAAGCGATTCATTAGCGATCTACGTAGGTTCCAcgtaaaaaaatcaataataaataaatttaaaaaaaagaaaaagaaaaaagaaaaaaaaaatattatatactttCTCTGCTGTAGGTCTATATCCTACGTCTTTGTGCAAAACTTTTAATTAGCAAATTATAAGATTCCTCTTTAAAACCAGAGGTCCTGCAAGAACCAGAACAACAACAATCATCAAAAACTCATCTTAAAACAAGTTCAGAAAAGCACTGAacaggcttaaaaaaaaaaaaaaaagtaattacagCGGTCACATTTCTAATCCACACCAATTAGATGAAATCAAGAGTGATTATGGACACTGAAGCAGCAGCGCGCTTGTCACTCTACAGTAGATAGCAGCTCTCCTCCTTGTCAGAAGTGTTCAGCGGTAAGTCATGTGTCAGGAGAGCGGTGTAATGCTGTTACGACACGACACTGTAGTGACGTACCCACTGGGAGTGATGACTGTTCATTTAACGCAGCGTGAGTTCAAGATCACTTTCTCTCGAGCGCACACTTAGTGGACAGGTACAGAGAGTGAGAAGCTCATTAGAAGTGATGGCATAATGTGAGTGCAATCTCGTTTTTAAAGAACACATCTCACTGTGATGactataaaacacattaaaaactaaacGTTATGCATAATGTTTTGTTTCTTTGAAGTGTAAACAATATTTTAGGTAGCTCACTGTAcgaattaaaaaaattaccccAAAAATGTTTATTAGCCTACATTTCATTATGCAGTTTAACAAGTGTTAATAAACTGCATTGTGTCATAATAAGCTAAaggcaaatattttaaatattttggaatAGCAGTTCCTTTAAAAAGTAACGGTAACTTGTGCTAAGCCCAAAGTGTTTTCTGTGTAGGCTACATTTGATAATAGGCTACAAAAAGGAGAAGTTATATCCTAAAAATCTATCATGatggtgaaataaaataaaataaaataaaataaagttaagttAGACTGTTGATCTGTCATAAAAATGCCCATAATAACTGTTAACGTCTGTCTGTCTTAGTTAAAGGCACTGTTCATGTTTATTAGGGAAATAAAAGGCACCTTTAATCGTGCATTACTCAGGAatcgttatttatttttattttcaaaacagaGGTCAAAATTACAATACAggcctaaattaaattaataacttaaaatatgtcatCTTAAATATATCAAGGAAAGAATTTAAttctaacaattattttaaacactcTGTGGTGTTTATTTGCCTCCTCTGTTTGCGCAATACATGTTAAACGATTAAAAACTAAATTCTCCGAGGCTAAAGCATCAAGAAAAATAGACTGTGATGTATCGATTCAATGTTAGATCACTGACAAAAGGTTTAGTTAAAGAGCGGTGTGTATGAAGCTGCGCTCATGCATTAGCAGGCTGTGGACGACAGGCGCTGAAATCGTGTTAATAAGTGGAAGGGGTAGGTTACAGAACACTGCCGATTCACGATCACACAAATACTCAAGGACAGGTCCCCTCGGCCCCGGGGCGCTTCCGGCCCCTGCACAACAGCAGCAGGACGCATCTCACCAGTGAAGACCAGTCTCATTTAAGAGATTAGAAATCCAATACACGATTAGAATCGTGACACAAGCCTTCAATACACAGAAGTGTGGCAGAGACTCTCGTGTTGGCATGTACACGTGCTAGGCCCTGCTTACTGACAACAATAGCAACCACTGAAGCTTTTATTTTTGACCATCAATactgcagttattttaaatcctTTAATGGTTATTAAATTATCTGCAAAATGACACTGCATGTGATATGAAACGAAAGCAGTAAAAACTGACTTGTCTAAAGTACACATTAGTTCTAGGAGTGAACCAGAACCCAAAGTTTGCTCAAGGTCGCATTATTTGTAATATGAAATCTTCCTTGGTTTAAACCAGTTTTAAAAGAAATCGAATGAGTAATGTGAGCATATAATGTATGTTTTTGGACAAAACAACAGAGATGATCGTAGACATATGTTTTAATTATAAAGACATATaaacaatatacagtatgaaaCTCATGTCGCAACAAGATCAAATGCTTTGTAGGCTTCCTCAAGTATTCTTCACAGTTGTACAATACAATCAAGTGAATTGTgctataacaaaaacaaaatcgtTTCAGGCCAAACATTTGAGAATGTTACACCGTGTTTCCGAATACACCGACGGAGGTGAGACAGCTTTATTCATTTCTGACTCAGGTTTTTAAGAAATGACTGTTTTGGGGCAATTGCAGTAAATTGCATAGTTCACCAACAACGCTGAACCCAAAagagaaaatgtttaaattaagtcCTCCGCAAGTTGTGAACATAGAATTTGTTGTTTGTTAATTTTTCACACAAATACTAATCGTTTTCAATCCATCACTTGGGATAAAAGGGAAAAGGCTTTTAAAAATGGAGGGGTTTAAAAGCTTGCTCCAGTAATACCGTGTCCTTCAGTTAACATTATTTATTGTGTTATCTAATAAATCATCGTAATTACACGCAGCAGGGGTTTTGAATCAGACCTAAGCCCGTTCCCAACAAAACAACGCGAATTCAGAGCAACATTAGGATGAAGCAGGAAGAGTTCAGCGCGTGGAAGTCAAGGCTTGTCGTTGCAGTGTTTGAACAGGTTGGACGGGGTCCCGTTGAACGAGCTGCATTTCTCCGCGCAGGTGGCCAGCGCAGTGCTTGAAAACGGATACACGGCCGCCTGTCCGAAAGGCGCGAGCGCGGTGGGAATCGGCGAAGTTATAGTCTGCCCTTGGTTCAGATAAGCCACCAGCCGGCGCATTTCCTCCAGTGCCTGTGCCTGCATTAGGATGTAGTTTTTTGCAAGAAGCAAAGTTGCGATTTTAGAGAGTTTTCTCACAGACGGACTGTGAGCGTAGGGGATCACAGACCTCAGGCCGTCCAGCGCGTCGTTCAGGTCGTGCATGCGTCTCCGCTCGCGCGCGTTGATGCTCAGCCGGAGAGATCTCTGCTCCTTCGGCTTTTTGGAGAGCGCACTCGGATGCTTCTCTTCGTCGAAGCCCGCGCTTCTCTTACGAGTCTCTAGGTGGTCGAAGCCGTCATCTTCATCGCTGGTCTGCTCTCCGCCGCTTTCGTTCGACTTTCCCGTTTGCCCGGAGAGGAAATCCGCGGCAGGTGTGAGGGTGAAGCGGCCAGGACTCCCAGCACCATGGCCAGCGCCGAAGCCGAAGGCGGACTGTCCGTAGCGCTGCGTCAGGTCCAGCAGGGTGTCGTTGCTGATCGATTTCAGCAAGTTTTCTTCGCTGGCATTCATTTTGGAGAAacgaaataaaactaaaagaaaaaacaaagcgGGTGGAAAACTTTGGTGCGCACTCTTGAAAGCTTCCTCGCTCTGTCTTCTTTCTTCTCTTTCGTTGGCGTTCTCCAAAGGGCTGCTGAAAATGAAGACACTTTTTGATAGAGATCTTTCTTCCCCTATCACGCTCTTCCGCGCAGACAGCGATGTTGCGTGCACTTTAGACGCGTCGTCTGAACTCGTGCGCGTTCTTGCAGTGCGTCTTGCCCTCGCCCTGGGCAGATTGAGACTCGCGCGCAGTCTTACTCGCTAGTGAGTAAGAGCGCGAGGCCCCACGGGATTATCACTCTGTCCAATCAGGAGGGCGTTTTAATTAAGAAGATTAGAAACTGGCATGCTCTAAATTCAACTATAGCAATGATAACTGCTGAACAGATGATGGCATAATACAATTCATGGCCGGCACATTGTAGTGAACTGCCATTGTACCAAACATTCTGTAATAATCCAATCCACCCATTAACACAGTATTGCTGTAACgaaatgtttctttttagttAGACTAATTAACGATCAAAATAACTTTATGCATAGCGTGCATTTATTCTGCCACTTGCAGCCGTGTGAAAAGGTAGAACATATAATAAGTGATATAATCAATGAAGAATTGATGAGCACTGAATTAATCTGTTATTATTAAACAGAGTAGCCTAAGTATAGGCAAATAAACTAAGATATGTGTTCAACAATAGGCTTCCAGAATAGACACAAATAACAAAGTCAAACCATGTACAGCTTTAAAGCTAAAGACTAGTTGCAGCAAATGACTAAAACAGCCATAAGGATCTGATTGAACGTGCCTGAGAATTCAGTTCTTCACTGTTACCCCTTAGTTTGTACTGTAGAACTGATCTTTAAGTAtcttttttataaatctttttttttctccacattttCTCTAAATTGACACTTTTCTTTTTACCATGCAGGCTTCCGTTTGTTGTTTATGTGACCTGACGCGTGTCTCTTGTTGGACACGGAGGAAGTGAATGGGGGAGAGAGCACGTGCTGTGAGGGATTAATCGCATGGTCTGGATGAGACCCAAAAGTGAGCTGCAACACCTCCAGCCAAAGTCCAAGGCCGCTTTACCTACAATACATGTGAAGGGGGGGGACATTTTCCTGAGTGTTCGCGGGTTGGTAAAAACGCAACGTTGGTTCTTTATGGAAAAAGTGCCATGGTATGTAATAAAACAGAACAATTTAGTCGTCCTGGAAAACAGTCCTCATTATGTTAcagtaacaaaaatatttatttaaagatatttaacaaGTTGCAACCATCAGTCAAGACTTGATAAACTCTTCTGAACAGTCAACAAACGAAGAGCTGGAGCGCTCTATAACACAGACCTAATGCAATGATGATGTACCGCCATCTAGTGCTCATTTAAGAGAAGTACAATGCCAAAACCAGACGAAATATTCGCATAGACAAACTAACGGATGATAGAAATAATATACGGATAACTAACaccaataaaataaatcaatcaacatTTTGCTAATAGGCTAAtacttaaatgttattattaaagcttcaaatttaaaataatacactttGATATTTGTTAAAACGTGTGAATTCAGCTTATAGTAATGCTGAAgaatatacagtagcctacagaccaaaggtttggacacgccttctcattcaaagaattttctttaatttcatgactatgaaaattgtagattcatactgaaggcatcaaaacttaacacatgtggaattatatatggaattatatacataacaaaaaagtgtgaaacaactgaaaatatgtcataggttcttcaaagtagccaccttttgctttgattactgctttgcacactcttggcattctcttgatgagcttcaagaggtcgtcacctgaaatggtcttccaacagtcttgaaggagttccccgagagatgcttagcacttgttggcccttttgccttctgtctgcggtccagctcacccctaaaccatctcgaatgggttcaggtccggtgactgtggaggctaggttatcatcactctccttcttggtcaaatagcccttgatgccttcagtgtgaatctacaattttcatagtcatgaaaataaataaaaactgtttgaatgagaaggtgtgtccaaaactttgtattattgtattatatatatatatatatatatatatatatatatatatatatatatatatatatatatatatatatatatatatatatatatatatatatacatatatacatatatacatatatatatgtatatatgtatatatacatatatacatatatacatatatatatatatttatatatatatatagttttcatttattttttgtttcagttttgctATTTTAGTACATCTTAACAGTTAAACTATATAAATACGTTGCCTTGGTAATGAgtagaaataatatttaataattataaaatgctaAGGTTTTGTCCCTGACTGAGGATCTAAAACACGAGGCTGATATATTTCAGGTTTGCTATAAAAGCATTTCCTTGCATgataaacaaaaccaaacaaccaTAGAGAATATCTATACAGGACAATCTGTGCTTTCTCATATGATACACAAGGGGGCGCTGCCGTAAAACAATTCTGGATTGTATTGTGGAAACACTAGAGCGATGCAGAATGCAAACACTGCATTCTCACACTACAAAGAATagtgtcattaaaatataaataatagtaattgcAACAAAATCCCTACTTGCACAGACCATCTACATGTGCATACTGAATTGAAGATGTGAAATATACAAAAATGCAAAAGTATGCCTATCTGGTTTAGGGGGGATGTGtgtaaataaacatgattttatatattgttaAGATTGTTTGATGTTTCTGCATAACACACGCAGCAGTTGTGCATTGTGCTTAAAAAAGACAGATAAACAGACGGATGGATGGCTGGACAACCAAAGAGACTGACCTCTTTTATCTCTCTTGTTCCAGGCTATTCCCTTTGTGATCAGcgggagtttttttcttttctttttttttcttttttttttttttggagcagagGCAAGCGGTTCTCTGAGAGTTATCATTCAGCGTGTGATATCAGGCTCTGAGGCCCTCCAGCCAAACACCCGCCAGAGACATCTCCTGCCTCTGTCCTAACACGCCATGAAATTATAGGGCTCCTTGGCTATTGTGAGAGAGGTGGCACATTTCTGAGTATTCCCATTTTTGTCTGTGTTTTCAAACCATTTTCCACATCAGAAAGTAGTCATCATGTGAAGTCATTTTGGGTATGCTGTTATATCTAAGTGTAATTCCAAAGGGCCAGAAGAGATAACAAAAGCTGCACAAACCCACTCGCTTTGAACATCATGACCACAGAGCATGATAAAGATTGTGTAGTAATGGCCTGAGAGTAGAAAATCAAATGGAATATAATCCCTCAGCAATAAAATAGCCACTGACCTTCCTTATACAGGTCTGTAATGATGGCAAacacatgcttgtgtgtgtgagagaggacgCTTCAGTTCACTAATGTGAGAAACCATGCATGGCACAGACAACAGAATGCTCACACTTTTATTTGGTTGTTGCTAGGTGACTACTGGTGCACAGACGAACAAGTCTGACAAAAGGATCTTACAATTTAGATCCGATTTGAACAGCTTTAATTccatcattcattcatacatgaCAAGTGCCAGCACAAAGACCAGAAGCAAAACAACCTTTGGCTATAATGGAGTAttagactcttaaaaataaaggtttcagaAAGGTGGGTTTTACTGGGATGTCGTATAGAAAAACCATTTTGAGTTCATTATAAAACCTTTTAATGAACagtacttcaaataaataaattcactatAACGAGCACTtcaaactaactaaaataaaaatgtgctaaaaatgtcctcaccctcaggctatccaagaagTAGACCTAGAAATTTAGCTTAACATCATttcctcaccaatggatcctctgcagtgaatgggtgctgtcagaattaGATTctgaaacagctgataaaaaacatcacaataatctatcagttatccacatgactccagtccatcagttaacatcttttgAAGTGAAATGCGGTGTGTTTGTAACAAACAAGTCTAtcattaaggttttttttgtttactttaaactgtcaattttggcaaaaataGAAGTCCACAATTCATAATAATACTTCTTTCAGTGAAaggtccatcccctgttgtcctctcacatcaaaatccactgacatatctgtttagaacagttttggactgtttttgcttgtaaacggtgcttgatctgtgcatatttctctcccgatTCAGTCTTTTTCACAAGAGAAAGTGTAAAAATGGATTATAGCCAtacattttagccagaagcaatggtttgaatttaaaaatgttttatctgtGTATTTGTTACAATCATGTGACTTTGTGCTTCACAAGACACTACCTGCAGAGGatctctgtatacaacattaagataataatttaaaaaggccAAAGGTTagactgaatttattttaaaatttactgaagAAACATATTCAGGCTTGAAGGTGAGAACAATTTCAGTGAACCATCATTTCTTTATGGATCCAtcaatgccaaaaaaaaagaactttaatttttaaacatgtttgatGATAACATTTGTAGATTTTGTAGATAATATAATTCTTCTAAATGGACATTCTTAAAGTATAGATCACATGatcaaagtgtttttttgtttttttttacacaggtTGTAAAGTCAACGCCCTCCATAGAGGGAAATAGCCTGtatttagctgtacaaaacaaaGCAACACTCAGTTGTGTATTGGCATGCTTGCGGTGCAACTGATCGCTGCTCCCTGTTGTCACAGTAACCGCAGGCCAGACTACTCCAAGGTGACAAGCCACTTGAGGACTGAGTCCCTCTGAGATCCCACAGTGATGTCCAGAGACCTCCAGGGGGCAGCAGCTGCCAAGAGCTGCATTAACAAGCCTTACTCTCAGGAAATGAGTCAGTGGAGGCACTGTTAGATCTCAACTGATCTGTGTGCCACTATACCGAGACAGTTTAATTGGTTTCAGTACAAATAGTCTAGTTTTTAAAGATACGTGTATATGTAAAGGACTTGAGGTGCACTGCTGGATTGAGGTGCAGGTGACCAGAGGAGCGGGAGGGTAACAGAAGTTAGGATTAAATTAGTGACTAAATTACCAAACTGAGATAACCACCATCTGTTAAACAGATCGACGGGACAGGTGTAGACTAGAGGAGGTGAGAGATGCTTAAGAAAGTGTGGAAATGCTTCATGGAGATGTAAAACATCACATTCAATAAAATCGAACGGCTTGATGGTTGGTGTGAGCTTTTTACTCATTTCTCTTTGAACCTCTCAGATCATTATAAGGCCTCCATTAGCAGTACAATCTCCCTCGTGTGAAATTATAATTTCGGTCATTAGAACGAAGCTTCTCACTGCAGTTTGCAATTTCACATAAACACGAAAATACAATAAGCTGCTTAATGTGATTATGTCTCTAATGTGGAACTGCAAAAGGGAGCCAGGGTCAGAAATGAATCAGGGCTCAGGGCAAATACggcaaaaaaagggaaaaaaacttCAGATATTAAACATTGAGGGGGCCAATATGCCTTTAtgggtgaatatatatatttcttggcTGTTTTTATGTTTAACAGTTGTCATGTTATTTTCACTGTATTTCATGGTATTCTAGGCCTTTCTTGTTATGAGGCTCTTTCTTTAGTGACCTAGATGTCAAATATCCATCTCCGAGGCAGGCAGAATATGAATGTGTAGCTCATAtgaagttttgtttattttaaatttttggatgaaaacatgGTGCGTGAAAAAAATCCAGACAACCGCAGAATCTGTCATAGTGATTACAGCAAAATGGTAGACCGTACAAACATTACCTAACATCGAGATcagccatttattaaaaaatattataacaaaacATCTATCTTGCCCATTATTtagagattttctttttcttagtGATTGGATTTTATAATTAACAGtgttcattttaacattttttttttttattaattgaatatgttgagtttattttgatttattttagtgtACAGTGCGTTTATGACAATgtttaaaaatcaattaaaaatcaattaaacaaaaacaattatcagttatttatttctctattttttatttaaaaaatggggcCAAGACTaatttaaaattctaataaacaagaatatatcaaaatataatatatttactaatataattaacattaatataataaatgcacaTCCAACACttaataaataattctaatatatcTAATTATAATGTaaactgacatctgaaaaaaaacatatagttacTGACACTTCTGTAATCACAAAATTAATGTTGTTAATTAATTTACCTATATCAACATTCCTAGATTATGTGAAAGTCCTGTCCAGCATAATATTCataatcaaaatattataatataatatgttgtaaatgtaaatgcaaataaaatatttacgtTTATAAATTTATCTGAATTAAGCAATTTAAAATTGAGAGTACTATAAGTAAGATACTGTATTTTTGGGCAGATGTAGTGGACAATTTCTGATTACAACATTAGCTAATAAATTTAAATGctgaaatcataacaaaataaACCAAGCAATGAATTAATTCCAAGGAATAAAATCTGTGCAAGAGAATGACAAGAATGCACAagaactctctctctttcacacacacgcacacacacatacgatCAAAAAGAAACTCTCTCACCTCTCAGAAACACACTCATGAGAGTTCACTCATTTCCATACCAACACACCACCCTATCTCATcccttctctctcactctctttccctctcacacacacacacactaacaggaGAGGGAGGAGGAAGTTCAAAGCCTTCCTCTCGATGAGGATGGCGAGGGCTGCTTTGATCTCTCTCTGACTAATTTGAAGATGTTCAGTTTAAACCTACAGGGAGCAGAGAGACAGACTCCCATATGCTGCAGTGCTGTACCATTCACTCCTGCACTGATCACATGCTTAGCCGTTCTCGAAACAGACTGAGCATGCACCACGCCATCCACCTGAACGTGTCACAAACAAGGGACGCAACTGGCCGAGGGGCACATCGATCGTAGGATCTCCACGCTGGACAGAACACACTATTACCGTCTCAGCATCAAAACagtcaataataaaaacaacaactgctAGCACAGAAGG
It encodes the following:
- the bhlhe23 gene encoding class E basic helix-loop-helix protein 23 translates to MNASEENLLKSISNDTLLDLTQRYGQSAFGFGAGHGAGSPGRFTLTPAADFLSGQTGKSNESGGEQTSDEDDGFDHLETRKRSAGFDEEKHPSALSKKPKEQRSLRLSINARERRRMHDLNDALDGLRSVIPYAHSPSVRKLSKIATLLLAKNYILMQAQALEEMRRLVAYLNQGQTITSPIPTALAPFGQAAVYPFSSTALATCAEKCSSFNGTPSNLFKHCNDKP